From the genome of Ascaphus truei isolate aAscTru1 chromosome 15, aAscTru1.hap1, whole genome shotgun sequence:
cgagagagagagagacacacacacacaggagagagacacaggagagagagacacacacaggactagagagagacacacaggactagagagagacacacaggactagagagagacacacaggattagagagagacacacaggaggTGGCAAGAGATATaggagagatacaggaggagctatgcatgaagggagagagaggcagatacaggaggggagagaggtggggatacaggaggggagagaggtggggatacaggaggggagagaggtgggatacaggaggggagagaggtggggatacaggagggagggagagagatgcataCAGGACAGATACAGGAGGGAGAGAGCCAGAtaaatgaggggagagagagcgatacaggaagagagaggggtggggatacaggaggggaggagagagagatgcatacaggaggggagggagagagagatgcatacaggaggggagagagagatacaagaggagagaggggtagagatacaagaggagagagaggggtggggatacaggatgggagggagagagaaagagacacattgggggagagagctggggagTCAGACcgagcccccacccccccaaaaaacgaTATCTATTTCCAAAATAAATTTACCCGGGGAAATAACGCTCGGGGACCCGGGGACCCGGGGACCcagaatccccccctccccccccccccccggtaaccGCGCGTGTGCCTGCACCGAGGGTTTTATATCTCTGGGCGGGAGTGCTGGCATTGTAACCCCTCGGTGGGCAGAGTCTCCCGCACTGCAAAGCCCACCGAGGGGTCCAAGTAACCTACACCCCCTGCAGGGGTCACCGAGCAGAGGTCGGGGCACTGCTGGGGAAGGGCACCTGCGTGCTTCGGGGGATAATTAAACGGGGTAACTAAGGCGTGAATGTAGCTCTATATCTCatttggagagaggggggaggaggaggaggggggaggaggaggggggggggtctctgcttTAGGATTACGTCCGTAACCCCTTCCCAGCCCAGGCAGGCTGCACAGCGTCACCCCGCCACGCGTTACGTCACCCCGCCACGCGTTACGGCAGCAGAATGTGGACTTGCGCGGCAGCACAGCTCCCCCTGCTGCTGCGTTTTGGATCTGCTTCTCCGGAAGCAAAGGGGGTCCCGCAGAGATTAACGGGGGTCCCGCAGAGATTAACGGGGGTCCCGCAGAGATTAACGGGGGGTCCCGCAGAGATTAACGGGGGGTGCCGCAGAGATTAACGGGGGTGCCGCAGAGATTAACGGGGGGTGCCGCAGAGATTAACGGGGGGTCCCGCAGAGATTAACGGGGGGTCCCGCAGAGATTAACGGGGGTCCGCAGAGATTAACGGGGGGTAACATTATTACACGGGCGCCGGACTCCATGTTATCCTGTTAACttccattatttttatttttttattataaaactGGTATTTCTCAGATTTGCTGAGTTTAATTGTATAAAATCATGGAACGTGGCGCAGTATATTAAAGATCGGGTTTGGAGATTACGGATGCTATAGATTACAACATGGGTGGCCACTCCAGTCCTTatgggccaccaacgggtcaggttatcattgagccgcctgtgctgaagcagggatatcctgaaactctgaactgtttgtggcccttgaagactggagttggccgccccctgtATTGcagatatcccttcttcagcacaggtggctcagtcttcgattgagccacctgtgctgaagcaggggtatctttaaagcctgacctgttggtggccattgaggcctGGAGCTGGCCGCCCCTGGATTAGAAGGCAGTTAATCAGTAATAGAACAAGGGGAGTTTTGGTAAATCAGAGCAAAGATTAATAACAAGATAACAATGCAAAGAAACATTGTTCTAACATTAATGACTAAGGACATGTGTCTGGCAGCCAGAAAGGGGGTATAAGAAGTAGCTCGGAGGTACATGTTAGAATTAGAAGCCCCCTAGCTACCATGACGTACAGTATGCTGCAGACTCCCCGCTCTGTAACCAGCTTCTCTACGGCGCCTGCGCAGGGAGCTTCGCCTCAGAACAATAACCATTGGAACTGTCCCCAGGATCCCATATTGGGAACTATGGCACGCATAGGATCTCACACTCATGTTCTTGAAAGCCTGttcacactgtcacactgggGTGGGGGCgtcgacccggcaattttgggttATTAATATTGCTGCCAGGACAGTTAGCTCCCGGACTTCTGGGGACTACCGATGAATTTGGCGCGACCTGCCGTTTCGGGTAGGATTACAAAAAAAAAGGCAGGGGAGCCTGGtccaattcccagtgtcggctccttgtgaccttgggcaagtcactttatctccctgtgcgtcAGGCACccaacaaatagattgtaagctctgcggggcagggacttgtggttcccaaaattctatgtacagcgctacgtacactgtcagcgctacACGGGAAACAAAACCACTTCCTCCAGCTCAGTAGAAGCCTGGAGCGTAATGGTCAAATAAGTAAAACATGGCTACTGCCTGCACCGCCGCAGAtaaccacactctgtctctcaggctCTTCGAGTATCGGGGGAGGGTGTCCCCAGCCCCCCGGACGGTCCCTGTGAAACGCCAGCGCGTGTCCATGCCGTTGGTGCGACGGGTGAAATCGGCGCTGCCGGTCAAGCTGCTCGCCAGATCGGCGGCGCTCGCGGGCAACTCGGCCAGACTCAAACGTAAGTGTTACCGTGAGCCCAACTCATCCACAGGTAAACACAGACACACCTGAGGttcggaggggggtggggggttcaacGGCGTAGACAGCATTGTAAGTATATGTTCAGCGTCCTGTGTCACTCTGCCGTCCGGTGAGGTCACTCCTGGCTCTGCCGGTGACATGGACCGtttggagacagcaggaggggTCTGTTTGCAGAGCGGGATTTTAAAATGGAGGTCTCATGTCAGAGGGAGTTTCTTTAGCAGCGATGTGTGTCCCCAGTGTTAGAAGTATCTCTGCTACTGGGTCATTTGGTGTCATTGtacccccctggggggggggagctgaacATTTTGTGACATCACTCTGATGTCACCGGGAACTTCCTGCACCGTATAAAACAATCAAAGTGACAACACGGGGACTTCCTGTTTCACTTTGGGGCAACATTGGCAAAGCTGTGTTATTCCAGAAGACACCTTGGCCCATTCACTTTCAATtggctggaaggtgtcttgtgcATTGGCACCGCTTCGTATTGTTAGCTTTTACTTGCATGGCGCCAGCATATGCCGCAGCGCTGTACAaggtgggagggaggacaatagGAAGGCGGGCCCTGCCCCGAGGAGATGACCATCCTCACAGCAGGACCTCCTCTGTTCTTCTCTTCCCAGTGAGGAGCAACGAGATCCAGACCATTAAAACGGAGCTGACGCAGATCAAGTCGAACATCGACGCCCTGCTGGGGCGGCTGGAGCAGATCACCGGGGAACACaagccatgtgcaggtgggtgcGGAAGGGGCAGGGATTTACCTGTCCGGGTCATAGGGAGAGTGTCTTCTACTAGGCGCCAGATCAGGAAGCGTGTAGGAAGTATTTATAACACGTGTACCATAAGTATTTACATGACcttaaaggagcagcccccctctTATATGTATAGAAAGCATGTGGGGTACCCGGgcctgaaccatgttaatttcatcTCAGGGACCCACCTGCAGAGGTTTTAAACTTCTATGAAATACCTGGGGGCACCTTCCCCAGGAGGAATATcaggtagcagggggtccccagacacgGAGACCgtctgcttcctgtgctgctgctttaaattacACATTTCAGCACGGGGAAACTGCACGTAGCTGCCTAAGaaactagtatgaaattagcaggaggaGAGAGTCCAAAGACTCAAGGTCCAGAGCCCGGGCGCCACAAGCAGGTCCAGAGCCCGGGCGCCACAAGCAGGTCCAGAGCCCGGGCGCCACAAGTAGGTCCCGAGCCGAACGCCACAAGCAGGTCCCGAGCCGGGCGCCACATCCATGTCCCGTACTGGGCGCTACAGCCGGCCCCGAGCAGGTCCCGAGTTAGGTGCCACAAGCAGGTCCCAAGCCGGGCGCCACAAGCAGGTCCCGAGCCGGACGCCACATCCATGTCCCGTACTGGGCGCCACAGCCGGCCCCGAGCAGGTCCCGAGTTAGGTGCCACAAGCAGGTCCCAAGCCAGGCGCCACAAGCAGGTCCCAAGCCGAACGCCACAAGCAGTTCCCGAGCCGGACGCCACATCCATGTCCCGTACTGGGCGCTACAGCCGGCCCCGAGCATGTCCCGAGCTAGGTGCCACAAGCAGGTCCCAAGACCGTTACCGCAAGCAGGTCCCGAGCCCGGGCGCCACAAGAAGGTCCTGAGCCCGGGCACCACAGGCAGGTCCCGAGCCGGGACAGATAGCTGTGTATGTTACATGGCAACCTTACTTACAAGCATTGTGAAAGATGATGACAATGACGACacagagcaggagcagggggagcAGTCGCGGTAACGTCGGTTTGTTGGTTATAACCCCAGTATGGTTTGACCTTTGGGTCTTTGCCGTCTCCCAGCCATAGCAATCCGGAAGAAACCAGACTACACCAGGAGCGAGTTTTCCCAGGACGACAGCGCGTCGGAGGCCGGGGACACGAACACAGACGAGCCGCTTAACGGGGACGACGGGGACGACCTGACGCGGGACGACTGCACAGACCTGGTACGAACATGAGCTGCGCCGCGGGGACAGAGCGAGGCGAGAGATGGTTCAACCGGCATTACACCgggaggtggccaactccagtcctgaagggccgccagcaggtcaggtattagggatatccctgcttcagcacaggtggtgcagtcaaagactgagccacctgtgctgaagcacggatatcctgaaaacctgatggccattgaggactggggttggccaacGACTGAGCCGCTGGTtgcgccatctgtgctgaagcagggatatccctaatatctagcctgttgttggcccttgaggacgggttGGGCAGCCCTGCATTAAACCCTCCCATATATCCAGTAGCTTGCAAATCCCATTGAAAGCTTTGGGATTTGTtcctctttgataaatctggggcctttttttttttggcaccAGAATTGCCCCAAATGTTGCCCTACAAACCCCCATTTGAAAGTCCCAATATAAAAGCAGTAACGACCACGAAAGATGAGAATGTCGTTATTTCATATTTGGAATAAAGGAGAGAGATTCTGAAACCTAGGGGTCCCCAGAGGTCAAGagctctccccccccaaaaaaagcctGTGTAGGTTACTGCTTTTGTACAAGACCGGACTGTACTTGCCCTGAACCACCTCACAGTGTACTCggcactttacaagagagacaatacagtacagggaattatactaGAATAAGTGCAACACATGAGAATAGAGgagatccctgccccggagagtttacaatccacgtggtatgatgggagacttaggctgcgtctatactaTAGCAGACGGAGCGGGACGGAGGGGAGGCGCGCACACGCTGTGCGTTCACATCTATGGTCCTCTTTGAGGATGCCTATAGATGGCGCCAGCGCGCACGGCAGACAGCTGGCAAAGGCGCGAAATTGAAGGAGACAGGGCCAAGCGATTTTTTGCGCGATGGCATGATCACGTGACCTGTCTCCTCCAATCAAAGTGAAATTACATTTTCAAAGtgacgccatttttttttttttgtatgccgGTAAACtcacacaacacaaacaacacacacaaaattaaagtTCATTTCCATACCGGGGGGAAAGTgaacttgtctgcacagtgcttcagatgctgaatctgaaaaaatgcccgtggatcgggatgtgaagTAGGAAAGGGACGTCCGCGCCGAAattttattgccacgcccccaaatcgcgcccgctgcataccctgcaaagccacgAAAAAGCTCAGGCTTTAGCAAGAGTATCGCAGCGTGGGTGCACCTCCCCTCCGCTCGGCTCCGTCTGTGTGAGTATAGACGCAGACttacagacagcaggtgagggaataagcgcagtgcctggccttgatggtgggcaAGTGCAGCAGATGgctgtgcctggccttgatggtgggtaagtgcagcagatggcagtgactggccttgatggtgggtaagtgcagcagatggcagtggctatccttgatggtgggtaggtgcagtagatggcagtgccaggccttgatggtgggtaagtgcagcagatggcagtgactggccttgatggtgggtaagtgcagcagatggcagtggctatccttgatggtgggtaggtgcagtagatggcagtgccaggccttgatggtgggtaagtgcagcagatggcagtgactggccttgatggtgggtaagtgcagtagatggtagtgactggccttgatggtgggcaAGTGCAGCAGATGGCTGTGTCTGGCCTTGACGGTGAGTacatgcagtgcctggccttgatggtgggtagatgGGAGTGCCTGGcattgatggtgggtaggtgcagtagatgggagtgtctggccttgatggtgggttgaTGGGAGTGCccggccttgatggtgggtgagtgcagtagatggcagtgcttggccacgatGGTGGgtgagtgcagtagatggcagtgtctggccttgatggtggataagtgcagtagatggctgtgcctggccttgatggtgggtagatgGCAGTGTCTGGTCTTGATGGTGGGtgagtgctgtagatggcagtgcctggccttgatggtgggtgagTGCAGTAGATgggagtgcctggccttgatggtgggtagatgGGAGTGCCTGGCCACGATGGTGGgtgagtgcagtagatggcagtgcttggccacgatGGTGGGCaagtgcagcagatggcagtgtctggccttgatggtggataagtgcagtagatggctgtgcctggccttgatggtgggtagatgGCACTGTCTGGTCTTGATGGTGGgtgagtgcagtagatggcagtgcctggccttgatggtgggtgagtgcagtagatggcagtgcctggccttgatggtgggtagatgggagtgcctggccttgaatgtgggtaggtgcagtagatggcagtgcttgtccacgatggttggtaggagtgactgggtgtgggacagtcgCCACGGGTCCAGGCTGTGTAAACGCTTCATGTAAGAGGTGAGGTTTAAGGTTTgtattaaaggtggggagagaagctgcttggtgtatactgagtgtgagggagtcccacaggtaaggggcagtgagggaaaaggtttaaggtgagagagctgtagaggtgaaagggctggagaggagacagttatgggcagagcgcaggagacgagcaggggcacagagagatcAGAGCGTAGATAAGCCTGCCCGACTTTAACATGTCGCCCTGACTCTGTCCCGCAGGAGACCAGCCTCTACACAGATCTGGACTCTTCGCTGCACTAACGTGGTACGTCCAAGACTTTCTTTCTGTAAATGACACCCGAGAAGATCATGTGACTGCTTCTAACAACCCCAGAAAATGTCCCCTCGACCTCTGCACCCAGGAAGTTGCTAAAGAACAGTCTGACATCACGCAAAACAATGTACACACCCTTTATTTAtttggtgatggggggggggagatttaatTACACAAAGCAGCCTGAGGAGAGGGGCGAgggtccgtccgtccgtccgtccgtccgtcccctGCCATGAAGACACAGGAATCCCATCTTTCCAACACCTTTTAATGAATCCATCGCTTGCCAAAACCAGAGACCCGGTTACCTGTGCGATGTGAACCACGACGCCTCTACTGATCCGGAAACCGGCGGCGCTTGGAAACGTGGGAGCGGCGACGTCGACGcctttggggggttgggggggggatgaaGAAGGGCAACTTTCCAACTGACGAGGGCTACGGTTCCCGCTGCTTAACCCCTTAGCTGCCAAGAGGGGACCGGCAGGCCCTGCTGAggactttggggggggggggggggggggagaggaggagggtcgGGAGATAACGCTTCGATAACTCACCTGCGGCCAGAGAACACTGTGGAACAGATCGACACGTGAGACTGCAAATAGTGGGCGTGTAACAAGGGGTTTGGTGACCGGGAGCTTTTAAGATGGCTGCCTCCCACACCAGTAAAGGAGAAATCCCTCAATGTTTATTGTGTGTGCgtgacacatacatatatatacatacacatagaaatactgatacacacacacacacacacattctgacacgcacacgcgcgcgcacacacacagcagatgcATTTCTCACACCTATGGCAGCTAAGGGGTTacttatccccctcccccccacacacacaccaaaacggATAGGCAAGCATCACTGTAGAAAGCTTTAGAACAAGAAAATAGCCACATCCACAAATAgcatcttaaaaataaataaaatatgaaatGGAGACCTGTAGGAACGCGGCTATCGCACGCGCCAGGGAGCGCTCAGATTTATTCACATAAATTAGCGTCGTGTTATCTCATCGGGGCAGGCGCGGGTGCCCGGCTGTAAACACGGGACAGCTCATTAAGAGCGAAGAAAgcggcttttaaaaaaaatagaaataaggGTGGTTTTTATTTATACCTGGTTATAAGTATTATAATGCGGGGAGTACAATATAGAATTTCTGACAGATCAGAGGCGGTTTTAGCCAGGGGGGGCTCATTCTCcagcacccctccccccaaacaggtcaggttttcaagatatcccagctggctcaatcagaggctcagtcgaagactgggcctctgattgagccacctgtgctgaagcagggactaattgagccacctgtgctgaagctgggataccctggaaacctgacctgttgggagggtcttgaggactggagttgagaaccccagtTAATGTATTAAACTTACAGTCAAAATCCTACACGTTCTGCTTCTTTAGAACAAGCTGCATTGCGTTTTACAttattataaaaataaattattgcaggtttgaagcagggggtctcctgaaaacctgacctgttgaaggaTGAGCCCCCCCCTGGCTAAAACCGCCTCTGATCTGTCAGAAATTCTATATTGTACTAGCCGCATTATAACACTTATAACCAGGTATAAATAAAAACCACccttatttctattttttttttaaaagccgcTTTCTTCGCCCTTAATGAGCTCTCCCGTGTTTACAGCCGGGCGCCCTCATCTGCCCCGATGAGATAACACGACGCTAATTTATGTGAATAAATCAGAGCCCTCCCTGGCGCGTGAGATTGGTGGATGTGGCTATTTTCTTGTTCTAAAGCTTTCTACAGTGACGCTTTCCCTTTCCGTTCGGGGGTCTTTGCCTTTAACCAGGCTCGAGCAGAGAGGAGAAAGTCCCGATCACACTGACCTTTTACATATacgcgtgtgtgcgtgtaaataaatatatattgtgtctACCCCCCTGGAAAGGTAACACTGTGTGCGATTTGGTCCTGTAAATAAAAGAAGTATGTAAAATAAATGCCTGGAACGTACATTTGCTGTATGTTTTGATATTTGTGTGGGAGGTGGAGAAATGTAACATAAAAAGACAAACCGCCTCACTGCTACATCCAAATCATACAGTTAAACGCATTTTTTCTTTGCGTACGCcggggtcatttagttcaattctttagCCGACGCATTTCAAGCCGGCAAACCTCGCCAAGTCCCGACTGCGCCCGCAAAAAGCTCTCCTGACCTCTCTAATGCAGGGAGAACGGGCTTAATAGACAGGTCAGTCACAGGTGTGTAACAAAACCCGCCATTTAAAAGGTGGGATGGGCGAGATTGAAAccagcgaggagggggggggggggtctccaacCTACAAGCCATTGTTTTGGGTGGGTTTGGGTGAAGACATCGGGCAGGTCGCTTGGGATCATAAAGTGCGGTGAAATGACCGCCTTCAGGTGACTGCACAGCACTTCTGGCGCTGAAGCGATGACAGCTGCAGCTGCCAAGTGGGCTATAGGAACCAAGTTGTCTTGCCGCGATGATCTGCTCTATTTCCAGCCCCGGGGAACCACCCCCCCCGAGATACATACTGGTGAAGTTAGCTGCATTACTCCCAGGAGTTTAAAGGGGCATTTAAAtcgccgtccaataggaagccacacccgatgctgcagcttcctattggccagggaCCAGGCcgccacttccccccctcctggagggagatttaaacactAACTATCCATGGGTATTTAACCCCTGCGGTGCCAGACGGTCCTGCCACCCTTGTGCCCACTGGTAACACTGCTCCGAGTTCCAGCGGCTCGCCCGGAGGTGAAGGGTCACCAATCAGCGCAACGAGGGAGAGGCCACGACATGTAGCGTATGTTACAAGGGCCTCTAGggcaaacctggcctgttggtggcccttgaggacccctGCCCATAGTGGGCACTTTATGATGTACATGTTCACCAACGGGGCACTCAAGGTGTTAAACATTCAGGACGTAACCAGCACCACCATATGGGTCTGTAGGGGGACCCCCCAGATGCAGAAATAAACACAAGATCCAGCAGCTGGAGACCCCTCCCCTCCCGCTTCCACCCaatataaaaggaaaaaaatggaGGGGGTGGAAAGGTGAAACTGCTTTTAAAGTACCCCCACATTAAATCTGTCGTTAGGTTACATGCAACGTGTGGTCTTTATATAGCTATACGTACGTTTACAGTAGCGCCAATAAAATGTACCCCAGTCCACAATACCGGGACCCCCC
Proteins encoded in this window:
- the RALY gene encoding RNA-binding protein Raly, whose protein sequence is MAGEPKPDRPKGLKRAAAALYSSYDVDFDYYRDDFYERLFEYRGRVSPAPRTVPVKRQRVSMPLVRRVKSALPVKLLARSAALAGNSARLKLRSNEIQTIKTELTQIKSNIDALLGRLEQITGEHKPCAAIAIRKKPDYTRSEFSQDDSASEAGDTNTDEPLNGDDGDDLTRDDCTDLETSLYTDLDSSLH